The following proteins are co-located in the Paenibacillus sp. FSL H8-0079 genome:
- a CDS encoding ATP-binding protein, giving the protein MREILRVGSRKVWLYIIAAVIGLVAGYVVLSEQDSPKFQSEEGVLDLTQAQLSTNPQKLTGKWAFYWQELLSPEDMRVRSAREGNQNHWISIPSSWRGYPLEGQRLSGTGYVTFGLVIHLSEQDRDEMLALRLSSIFNAYKLWVNGELLAEVGEVGQDKHSMTPQLETKLVYFQPKNDTLELVMQVSNFQHHRGGITKDIELGGSDVLTTKTNLNLARDMFITASLLVIGLYNLLLFMLRRKDRAPLYFGLFTVLLGIRSLFNGELIFTQWLPHFPWELQFKIEYLILCVSGYIITMYFDCIFPNYVSRWFRLGTRMVTGAFCILVVLTPAIIYTKFLLVIGVMVVLHMIYLMIGLVQAAVRRMEGALIFLLVSVVTLVTVVNDFLYFNGWSLVGNTSPLGLLIFTIAQLILLSSRSTRTASNEERITRELQDVNDKLIEMNMNLEQTVQERTQALSSVHDDLQASYDRLLHSEQGRKKLLAYITHDLRMPLSSMLGYVEAIQDRVKPERNEQYLKYIRENTIRINRMIEELSFLSHLETGQVSYRMEPVQMIPFLHGFFEQYELVVRDAGLDFILDIGDTEDRRSNALVVEMDAKRVEQALFNLVSNAMKFTSSGGLVRIALVVEVMNHAPHAVISIQDSGMGIPPEQLEQIFERNYRYDRPGMGIEGSGLGLAICREIVQAHGGMVRAESDGKMGATFYVTFPCTVIEGKG; this is encoded by the coding sequence ATGAGGGAGATTCTCCGAGTCGGTTCTCGTAAGGTTTGGTTGTATATCATTGCTGCTGTTATTGGTTTGGTTGCAGGCTATGTCGTCCTCTCTGAGCAGGACTCTCCTAAGTTCCAAAGTGAAGAAGGTGTTCTGGATTTAACGCAGGCGCAACTTAGTACGAATCCGCAAAAATTAACAGGGAAGTGGGCGTTCTATTGGCAAGAACTGCTGTCGCCTGAGGATATGCGGGTTCGTTCGGCAAGGGAAGGAAATCAGAACCACTGGATTAGCATCCCAAGCTCCTGGCGGGGCTACCCGTTAGAAGGTCAGCGGCTGAGCGGTACAGGCTATGTAACCTTTGGACTGGTCATTCATCTAAGCGAGCAGGATCGAGATGAGATGCTTGCTCTGCGGCTGTCTAGCATTTTTAATGCGTACAAATTATGGGTCAATGGCGAGCTGCTGGCAGAAGTTGGTGAGGTTGGTCAGGACAAGCACAGCATGACCCCGCAATTGGAAACAAAGCTGGTGTATTTTCAGCCTAAAAACGATACGTTAGAGCTGGTCATGCAAGTATCCAACTTCCAACATCATCGGGGCGGCATTACCAAGGATATCGAGCTGGGTGGCAGTGACGTACTAACGACCAAGACCAATCTGAATCTTGCCAGGGATATGTTCATCACGGCAAGTTTGCTAGTGATCGGTTTGTATAATCTGCTGTTGTTCATGCTGCGACGTAAGGATAGAGCTCCGTTATATTTTGGCCTGTTTACTGTACTGCTTGGTATTCGATCCTTGTTCAACGGCGAGCTTATCTTTACACAATGGTTGCCTCATTTTCCTTGGGAATTGCAGTTCAAGATCGAATATCTAATTCTTTGTGTCAGTGGTTATATCATCACCATGTATTTTGATTGTATTTTTCCGAATTATGTGTCGCGATGGTTTCGTCTTGGCACCCGGATGGTAACTGGTGCATTCTGTATCCTTGTAGTGCTAACCCCTGCAATTATATATACAAAATTTTTGCTGGTCATCGGTGTGATGGTAGTTCTACATATGATTTATCTGATGATCGGACTGGTTCAGGCGGCTGTGCGACGTATGGAGGGAGCGTTGATCTTCCTGCTGGTGTCGGTGGTTACTTTGGTCACGGTTGTCAACGATTTTTTATATTTTAACGGATGGTCGCTAGTTGGAAATACATCTCCGCTTGGCTTATTGATATTTACGATCGCGCAGCTGATTTTGCTGTCTTCGCGATCTACGAGGACGGCATCGAACGAAGAGAGAATTACACGTGAATTACAGGACGTTAATGACAAGCTGATTGAAATGAATATGAATCTGGAACAGACCGTTCAGGAGCGAACACAGGCTTTATCTTCAGTGCATGATGATCTCCAAGCCTCGTATGACCGACTGCTTCACTCCGAGCAAGGGAGGAAGAAGCTACTTGCTTATATTACGCATGATCTGCGTATGCCGTTGTCCAGCATGCTTGGATATGTAGAAGCTATACAGGACAGGGTTAAGCCGGAACGCAATGAACAATATCTGAAGTACATCCGGGAGAACACGATAAGGATTAACCGTATGATCGAGGAGTTGTCCTTCTTGTCGCATTTGGAGACCGGACAGGTCTCGTACCGAATGGAGCCGGTTCAGATGATTCCTTTCTTGCATGGTTTTTTTGAACAATATGAGTTGGTAGTGCGCGACGCAGGATTAGACTTCATACTGGATATCGGAGATACCGAGGATAGACGATCTAATGCGCTTGTTGTCGAGATGGATGCGAAAAGAGTAGAACAGGCCTTATTTAATCTAGTATCCAACGCCATGAAGTTCACCTCCAGCGGGGGACTGGTGCGTATTGCATTAGTTGTGGAAGTGATGAATCATGCTCCCCATGCAGTCATTAGCATACAGGATTCTGGCATGGGGATTCCTCCGGAGCAGCTTGAGCAAATCTTCGAACGTAATTACAGATATGATCGGCCGGGAATGGGCATAGAGGGCAGTGGACTGGGGCTGGCAATTTGCAGGGAAATCGTACAAGCGCACGGAGGCATGGTTCGAGCGGAGAGCGACGGCAAGATGGGGGCAACATTCTATGTAACGTTTCCTTGTACGGTGATTGAAGGAAAGGGGTGA
- a CDS encoding GNAT family N-acetyltransferase has translation MSTYQVVPMIYNSKEQIDAIILLEQQCKQLDSVHLKADLDHISKKDGDHALLCYRDGKLVGLLSWYASDTVTGNINAIVHPQYRRQGVFSSLLKRAILDMRPQGINQLSYRVPQGLSPGVHTAQSLGAIYDRAEYSMQLVNEVLSVVEPPELTLSVAKAEDMEFMITCSSLAFGDSEDWTRDYFEQTNEPSRVTYIAWQHQQPVGMVRVNSINATTAFIHNFCILPDYQGRKLGRTALSILVNFLRKQSYTDIRLSVVTENERALNLYYSVGFEVNSEYHYFSGNLNM, from the coding sequence ATGTCAACTTATCAAGTCGTTCCCATGATTTATAACTCCAAGGAACAGATTGATGCTATTATTTTGCTCGAACAACAATGTAAACAACTGGATTCCGTCCATCTAAAGGCAGACCTTGACCATATCAGCAAAAAAGACGGAGACCATGCGCTCCTCTGTTATCGTGACGGTAAATTGGTAGGACTCCTCAGTTGGTATGCATCTGACACCGTAACCGGAAATATTAATGCCATCGTACATCCGCAGTATCGTCGCCAAGGTGTGTTCAGCAGCTTACTGAAACGGGCCATCCTGGACATGAGACCACAGGGGATCAACCAACTCAGCTATCGCGTTCCTCAGGGCTTATCTCCGGGTGTTCATACTGCTCAATCTCTTGGAGCCATTTATGATCGTGCGGAGTATTCGATGCAACTTGTAAATGAAGTCCTTTCGGTTGTGGAACCGCCTGAACTAACGTTGTCCGTGGCGAAAGCCGAGGATATGGAGTTTATGATCACTTGCTCATCCCTAGCCTTTGGAGATTCAGAGGACTGGACACGCGATTATTTCGAGCAAACGAATGAACCCAGCCGAGTCACCTATATTGCATGGCAGCATCAACAGCCTGTTGGGATGGTACGAGTCAACTCCATTAATGCGACAACCGCATTTATTCATAACTTCTGTATCTTACCTGATTATCAGGGACGGAAACTGGGGCGCACCGCGCTTAGTATCCTGGTGAATTTCCTGAGGAAACAAAGTTATACAGATATTCGCCTGTCTGTGGTTACTGAGAACGAACGCGCTTTGAATCTGTACTACAGTGTTGGTTTTGAAGTGAATTCAGAGTATCACTATTTCAGTGGTAATTTGAATATGTAA
- a CDS encoding CD3324 family protein, which produces MKYINADTIFPEELLKEIQRHIPGGLIYIPRPKDAHKKWGENSGGRRIVQERNDEIRQLFAAGTTIDQLVDQYCLSIDSIKKIVYSKKG; this is translated from the coding sequence GTGAAATATATTAATGCGGATACAATCTTCCCGGAAGAATTGCTCAAAGAAATACAGCGTCATATCCCCGGAGGCCTGATCTATATTCCGAGGCCCAAGGATGCCCACAAGAAGTGGGGCGAGAACTCGGGGGGCAGAAGGATTGTCCAGGAGCGGAACGACGAGATCCGCCAGCTTTTTGCTGCGGGAACAACCATCGATCAACTTGTGGACCAATACTGTTTATCCATCGATAGCATCAAGAAAATTGTGTATTCCAAAAAGGGATGA
- a CDS encoding oxidoreductase, producing MSEVWTKDIIPTVSDKVVIVTGSNGGLGYETALALAEKGAKVILAVRNLEKGEKAANKIKSSVHVAGEVIVMQLDLSDLASIRKFAAAFLEQYDSLSILVNNAGIMNPPFQLTKDGFELQFGSNHLGHFALTGLLLPRLISTPKSRVVTVSSLAAGNGAIDFNNLDGSKGYAPMKFYSQSKLANLMFARELQNKFNSAHIDSMSIAAHPGISHTNLFSFGSGKRTNIFMRSLLKIISQPAHMGALPTLYAAADPTITGGEYIAPSGMGGTKGYPKSAKIIEKLYDANISNKLWSVSEELTGVYYRFND from the coding sequence ATGAGCGAAGTTTGGACTAAAGACATCATCCCGACTGTATCCGATAAAGTAGTGATTGTGACAGGTTCGAACGGCGGGTTAGGGTACGAAACGGCATTAGCGTTAGCTGAAAAAGGCGCGAAAGTTATCCTTGCAGTTCGTAATCTGGAAAAAGGTGAAAAGGCAGCAAATAAAATAAAGTCGTCTGTGCATGTAGCTGGAGAGGTAATCGTTATGCAGCTCGACCTTAGCGATTTAGCTAGTATCCGTAAGTTCGCAGCCGCTTTTCTTGAGCAATACGATTCCTTGTCCATTCTCGTTAATAATGCAGGAATTATGAACCCTCCATTCCAGTTGACGAAAGATGGCTTTGAATTACAGTTTGGTAGTAATCATCTAGGCCATTTTGCGCTTACAGGCTTACTATTGCCTCGATTGATCTCTACTCCGAAATCGAGAGTTGTCACTGTAAGCAGTTTGGCGGCTGGTAATGGTGCAATTGATTTTAATAATTTAGATGGATCTAAAGGGTATGCTCCCATGAAGTTCTACAGTCAAAGCAAGTTAGCCAATCTGATGTTTGCGAGAGAGCTGCAGAATAAATTTAATTCCGCCCATATTGATTCCATGAGTATCGCCGCTCATCCAGGAATTTCGCATACCAATCTATTTTCCTTCGGTTCGGGGAAACGGACCAATATATTCATGCGCAGTCTTTTGAAAATCATTAGTCAACCGGCACATATGGGGGCATTACCTACCTTATATGCTGCAGCAGATCCGACGATTACGGGAGGAGAGTATATTGCTCCCAGCGGTATGGGCGGCACGAAGGGCTATCCCAAGAGCGCTAAGATTATCGAAAAATTATATGACGCTAACATCTCAAACAAGCTATGGAGCGTATCAGAAGAATTAACAGGGGTTTATTACAGATTTAACGATTGA
- a CDS encoding YafY family protein, whose protein sequence is MNHRKLAIMRLMDSRQKFTARELAERFDVSVRTIQRDLDALQALGFPLYTEVGVNGGYRVLPNRILPPLQLTQQEALGLFMMLEYLQQVPDFPYGSMREHLADQYFSTLPEDVQDLIMRMREHITFVQHPGEHAEPLTTEILGAAVEKREIEFMYHARSGRKKVQVFPYGIYYEQGHWYMPAGNKDRVLLYRVDRMQQLVVMKSVDESVPSLKVWLDTKEDRASVEVVLQFTEFGARIAASDVLFKSVEGHEWRGLVPPEEFSFTARKLLSYGPEVKVVSPLELQQQVRGMLERSLSQYGGG, encoded by the coding sequence ATGAATCATCGGAAGCTGGCTATCATGCGTCTGATGGATTCTAGGCAGAAGTTCACTGCCCGAGAATTGGCAGAACGATTCGACGTATCGGTGCGTACGATTCAGCGAGATCTGGATGCATTGCAGGCGCTGGGTTTCCCCTTGTACACAGAAGTTGGCGTGAACGGCGGATATCGGGTGTTGCCCAATCGTATTTTGCCACCTCTTCAACTGACACAGCAGGAGGCATTGGGGCTGTTTATGATGCTGGAATATCTACAGCAAGTCCCGGATTTTCCATATGGATCAATGCGCGAACATCTGGCTGATCAATACTTCTCTACTTTGCCCGAAGATGTACAGGATCTGATTATGCGAATGAGAGAGCATATAACCTTTGTCCAGCATCCCGGTGAGCATGCCGAGCCTTTAACAACCGAGATATTGGGTGCAGCGGTAGAAAAGAGAGAAATCGAATTTATGTATCATGCCCGCAGTGGTCGTAAAAAAGTCCAGGTCTTTCCCTATGGTATCTACTATGAGCAGGGACATTGGTACATGCCAGCCGGAAATAAGGACCGCGTATTGTTGTATCGGGTAGATCGCATGCAGCAGTTGGTTGTTATGAAATCGGTCGATGAATCTGTTCCGAGTCTAAAGGTATGGCTAGATACCAAAGAAGACAGAGCAAGCGTAGAAGTGGTACTGCAATTCACGGAATTTGGAGCAAGGATTGCTGCGTCAGATGTGTTGTTCAAGTCGGTTGAAGGCCATGAGTGGCGCGGACTTGTTCCGCCCGAGGAGTTCTCTTTTACAGCGCGAAAATTACTCTCCTATGGTCCGGAAGTGAAGGTGGTGTCTCCGCTCGAACTGCAACAGCAGGTTAGAGGGATGCTGGAACGGAGTTTAAGCCAGTATGGTGGGGGATAA
- a CDS encoding dihydrofolate reductase family protein, with protein MNMNNNKTILYIAMSLDGYIARLDGSVDWLFDVEGDGGDNGYAAFYQTIGSVVMGRYTYEEVLTLSEEFPYADRPTYVLSRSEQPPAPHVQFTTETIDTIIPRLKQDSDGDVWIVGGGILVQAVLAKKLLDEIEVAIIPKILGEGIPLFPAGTVPSQFKMIGTQTLGQIISIRYEVQNSDTEDTPSNV; from the coding sequence ATGAATATGAACAATAACAAAACAATTTTGTACATTGCTATGAGTTTGGATGGATATATCGCAAGACTGGACGGTTCGGTAGATTGGTTATTTGATGTGGAGGGTGACGGAGGAGATAACGGTTATGCTGCATTTTATCAAACGATTGGTAGCGTCGTTATGGGACGTTATACGTATGAAGAGGTGCTCACACTGTCTGAAGAATTTCCTTATGCGGATCGCCCAACATATGTGCTTTCCCGCTCAGAACAGCCTCCCGCTCCGCATGTACAGTTTACAACCGAGACGATAGATACGATCATTCCTCGATTAAAGCAGGATTCTGATGGAGACGTGTGGATTGTAGGTGGCGGCATATTGGTTCAAGCTGTGTTAGCAAAAAAATTATTGGATGAGATTGAAGTCGCCATCATTCCGAAAATTCTTGGCGAAGGCATCCCCTTATTCCCGGCAGGTACTGTGCCAAGTCAATTCAAAATGATCGGAACACAGACGCTCGGACAGATCATTTCGATTCGTTATGAGGTACAGAACAGCGATACAGAGGACACACCCTCGAATGTCTAG
- a CDS encoding SGNH/GDSL hydrolase family protein: protein MKASEQLQVYSLPEVEHLKVHGRTTGQLLPLTLFWTGSAVELNVQGSELWVEVESEYDIYESWISILINGVPVSRQMLTEGRYWICVFRGMNADVVKNVRIVKDVQAMSGDPGCSLQIHAVKSDGAFLPVQEKPYKIEFIGDSITSGEGAIGAKAEEDWVPMWFSAIHNYTFMTAEALNAEYRVISQSGWGVLTSWDNNPKGNIPDVYEQVCGLLAGERNEAIGAGDQHDFGSWQPDVVVVNLGSNDGGAFQSPEWKDPDTGKVYKQRLNEDGTYREEDLTAFEKAVEQFLFKLRKNNPTAQLVWAYGMLGFPMMPAIYRAVDAYAKETGDRKVTIIRLPDTTEETVGARTHPGELSHRRTADVLAEYVRGLIG, encoded by the coding sequence GTGAAGGCTAGTGAGCAGTTACAGGTATATAGTCTGCCTGAGGTTGAACATCTCAAAGTACATGGGAGAACAACAGGACAATTATTACCTCTGACCTTGTTTTGGACAGGTAGTGCAGTAGAACTTAATGTGCAGGGATCTGAACTATGGGTTGAGGTAGAGTCCGAATATGATATATATGAGTCATGGATTAGCATTCTGATCAACGGTGTTCCGGTGAGCCGGCAGATGTTAACGGAAGGACGGTACTGGATCTGTGTATTCCGAGGCATGAACGCGGATGTGGTGAAGAATGTACGGATCGTTAAAGATGTTCAAGCGATGAGTGGCGACCCAGGCTGTTCCTTGCAGATTCATGCGGTGAAGTCAGATGGAGCATTTCTGCCTGTGCAGGAAAAACCGTACAAGATTGAGTTTATCGGTGACAGTATTACCTCTGGCGAAGGTGCGATTGGAGCTAAAGCGGAGGAAGATTGGGTTCCGATGTGGTTCAGCGCCATACATAATTATACGTTTATGACAGCAGAGGCATTGAACGCGGAGTATCGGGTCATCTCGCAAAGTGGCTGGGGCGTGCTGACAAGTTGGGATAACAATCCGAAGGGGAACATTCCCGATGTTTACGAACAGGTCTGTGGCCTGCTTGCTGGTGAACGTAACGAAGCGATCGGCGCGGGAGATCAGCATGATTTTGGTTCGTGGCAGCCGGATGTTGTGGTCGTGAACCTGGGCAGCAATGATGGAGGTGCGTTTCAGTCACCTGAGTGGAAAGACCCTGACACCGGTAAGGTGTACAAGCAACGTCTGAACGAAGATGGGACGTATCGTGAAGAGGATTTGACCGCATTCGAGAAAGCAGTGGAACAGTTCCTGTTCAAACTTCGGAAAAACAATCCAACGGCACAACTCGTATGGGCTTATGGCATGCTTGGTTTCCCCATGATGCCCGCCATCTACCGTGCGGTTGATGCGTATGCAAAGGAGACAGGGGATCGCAAGGTTACGATTATCCGGCTTCCTGATACAACTGAAGAGACGGTAGGGGCGCGCACCCATCCAGGCGAGTTATCTCACCGTAGGACGGCAGATGTGTTAGCGGAATATGTACGAGGACTGATAGGATAA
- a CDS encoding ABC transporter substrate-binding protein — protein sequence MKNVVAILMSLCMIFILAACGSDKDLKQVTDDTTAQTETAQTASTTETTEGVYGKKVASISIFLTGDLMALGIKPDGTTTSDYLPITEERYQNIEYLGFTKDPDMEALIGLQPDEIFIDAEFAEKLGLEKLEKIATTHVINLDEGSWKDQLRNISKVVDREETAEEFIASYDAKAKEVSTLAKQAIGDGTVMAVRISAKGLRVYGMERPLGPILFEDLALTPAKGVESITKNWENISKEVLPDFDADAIFVLVSSVDEGSEEVFEQLKSDPIWMGLKAVQNDKVYVITEQPWLDYSASGNMLALEDLERILSQ from the coding sequence ATGAAAAATGTTGTAGCTATACTGATGAGCCTCTGTATGATATTTATTCTGGCGGCCTGTGGGTCCGATAAAGATTTGAAGCAGGTGACGGACGACACAACCGCACAGACGGAAACAGCACAAACTGCAAGTACGACTGAAACTACAGAAGGCGTTTATGGTAAAAAGGTTGCTTCCATCTCCATTTTCCTGACGGGAGACCTGATGGCTCTAGGAATTAAACCGGATGGCACAACAACGAGTGACTATCTGCCCATCACAGAGGAGCGATATCAGAATATCGAATACCTAGGCTTCACAAAAGACCCGGATATGGAGGCTTTGATTGGTTTGCAGCCGGATGAGATCTTCATAGACGCAGAATTTGCTGAGAAATTGGGTCTGGAGAAGTTGGAGAAAATTGCAACAACTCATGTGATCAATTTGGATGAAGGTTCATGGAAGGATCAACTCCGTAACATATCGAAGGTCGTTGACCGTGAAGAAACGGCGGAGGAGTTTATTGCATCGTATGATGCTAAAGCGAAGGAAGTATCTACATTGGCCAAACAGGCAATAGGAGACGGAACGGTTATGGCAGTCCGGATCTCGGCCAAAGGCTTGCGCGTATATGGTATGGAACGTCCGTTGGGACCAATCCTGTTTGAGGATCTGGCTTTAACCCCAGCCAAGGGAGTCGAATCCATCACGAAGAACTGGGAGAATATCTCCAAAGAAGTGTTGCCTGACTTCGACGCAGATGCCATATTTGTACTGGTTTCTTCCGTAGATGAAGGTAGCGAAGAAGTTTTTGAACAACTGAAATCTGATCCGATCTGGATGGGATTGAAGGCCGTTCAGAATGATAAAGTATATGTCATTACAGAACAACCTTGGCTCGATTATTCTGCTTCTGGCAACATGCTTGCGCTGGAAGATCTGGAGCGTATCCTGTCCCAATAA
- a CDS encoding iron ABC transporter permease, giving the protein MKNQANHRYQRTLLTGGILVLIVFTSIAIGLNTGSMQIALPDLVLTLLGKGTDMHHMVLFDYRLPRILITMLAGMGLGIAGAMLQGITRNALADPGILGIHAGASFGLLIYVSFFQSLNTLPVLMIPLFTFVGGILAATLIILFVWDRQKGFIPARLILIGIAVAAGFNAASLYLSLQLDEKTYSFTASWLLGNIWGRDWINVYAMLPWMVLLIPLAWAKSKSLNALALEDSSAVSIGTPVERERIQILCIAVALSSVSVSMAGGIGFIGLVAPHMARRLVGPAFQYLIPISALLGMLILVVADTVTRAVFDPKSIPAGIVVAAVGAPYFLYLLRKSNKTI; this is encoded by the coding sequence ATGAAAAACCAAGCAAATCATCGTTACCAACGCACGCTTTTAACAGGCGGAATTCTGGTCCTTATCGTATTCACCTCCATTGCGATCGGACTGAATACAGGCTCTATGCAGATTGCATTGCCCGATCTTGTTCTGACGTTACTGGGTAAAGGCACGGATATGCATCACATGGTGCTCTTTGATTACCGTTTACCTCGCATACTTATTACGATGCTTGCAGGAATGGGGCTCGGTATTGCGGGCGCTATGTTACAGGGTATCACCCGTAATGCACTGGCAGACCCGGGAATCCTCGGGATTCACGCTGGAGCATCCTTTGGTTTATTAATTTATGTCAGCTTTTTTCAATCCTTAAATACACTTCCAGTACTCATGATTCCCTTGTTTACTTTTGTGGGAGGAATATTGGCGGCAACGCTTATCATTCTGTTCGTGTGGGATCGGCAAAAGGGATTCATACCAGCTCGATTGATTCTGATCGGGATTGCTGTAGCGGCAGGTTTTAATGCAGCTAGCCTTTATCTATCACTGCAACTGGATGAGAAGACGTATTCGTTTACCGCAAGTTGGCTACTGGGGAACATCTGGGGTAGAGACTGGATTAACGTTTATGCAATGCTACCCTGGATGGTTCTGCTCATACCACTGGCGTGGGCCAAGAGTAAAAGCTTAAATGCGCTAGCGCTAGAGGATTCGTCCGCAGTTAGCATCGGTACCCCGGTGGAGAGAGAACGAATCCAGATTTTATGTATTGCCGTTGCTCTCTCTTCAGTGAGTGTATCTATGGCTGGAGGAATTGGATTTATCGGACTGGTGGCCCCGCATATGGCACGTAGGCTGGTTGGCCCTGCATTTCAGTACCTTATCCCCATTTCGGCTCTGCTGGGCATGTTAATTCTGGTTGTGGCGGATACGGTAACGCGTGCAGTCTTTGATCCCAAATCCATCCCGGCGGGAATTGTAGTGGCTGCTGTCGGTGCTCCATACTTTTTATATTTACTACGCAAATCCAATAAAACCATCTAG
- a CDS encoding iron ABC transporter permease: MIINEKREIRVKKQTGTPLRFTLILLSAIALLLFSMFIAISMGAKSLTLHTVWDAVFSYNRSLSTHQIIQEIRLPRVLAAAVVGAAFAVAGALMQGVTRNPLADVGVLGINAGAMFVVALSFVFLPQLPFSVLMLLSFTGAVLSTLLIYLLGSGSPGGLTPMKLTLAGTVVAALLHSLTSGIAIYFELSQDLAFWYAGGVAGVSWEQLRIVLPVILSALILSISLGRSISIMALGAEVASNLGVRIARVRLYAIIIALVLAGVSVSAVGSIAFVGLVIPHIARKLVGVNYTYVIPLSAVLGSILLVLADLGARIADPPKELAIGVIVAMIGVPFFLYVARKEQRNL, from the coding sequence ATGATTATCAATGAGAAAAGAGAGATTCGAGTGAAGAAGCAAACGGGAACCCCTCTTCGTTTCACGCTGATACTACTTTCAGCAATTGCCCTATTGTTATTCTCCATGTTTATAGCAATCTCTATGGGCGCAAAATCGTTAACGCTCCATACCGTGTGGGATGCAGTCTTTAGCTATAACCGCAGTCTGAGTACCCACCAGATCATTCAGGAAATTCGTCTGCCCCGAGTGCTGGCTGCCGCAGTGGTTGGAGCCGCATTTGCTGTTGCGGGTGCTCTGATGCAGGGGGTTACCCGTAACCCTCTGGCTGATGTTGGTGTGCTTGGAATCAATGCGGGTGCCATGTTTGTGGTTGCGCTAAGCTTTGTATTTTTACCACAGCTTCCGTTCTCTGTATTAATGCTACTGTCATTCACGGGTGCTGTTCTAAGTACGTTGCTCATCTATCTATTGGGCTCCGGTTCTCCAGGTGGATTAACACCTATGAAGCTTACTTTGGCAGGTACCGTTGTTGCGGCCTTGCTACATTCGTTGACTTCAGGGATTGCTATCTATTTTGAACTCAGTCAGGATCTGGCGTTCTGGTATGCTGGCGGAGTAGCTGGGGTATCGTGGGAGCAGCTTCGTATCGTGTTGCCGGTTATTCTGAGTGCATTAATTCTCTCCATATCCTTGGGCAGATCCATTTCGATTATGGCCTTGGGTGCAGAGGTTGCATCCAATCTGGGCGTTCGCATAGCAAGAGTTCGTTTGTATGCCATCATAATTGCGTTGGTACTAGCGGGAGTATCCGTTTCAGCCGTAGGTTCAATTGCCTTTGTGGGACTGGTTATTCCGCATATTGCAAGAAAGCTTGTAGGGGTGAACTATACATATGTCATTCCACTTTCAGCAGTGCTGGGAAGTATATTGCTTGTTCTAGCTGACTTGGGCGCAAGAATTGCTGATCCTCCCAAGGAACTGGCTATTGGTGTTATTGTCGCCATGATCGGCGTACCTTTCTTCCTCTATGTTGCCCGAAAGGAACAGCGGAATTTATGA
- a CDS encoding amino acid ABC transporter ATP-binding protein, whose translation MITVENLKKQFGANEVLKDISTTIQEKEVVCVIGPSGSGKSTFLRCLNLLEDVTSGKVTIGGVEVTSPKTDIDQLRTNVGMVFQQFNLFPHLTVLENIMLAPKHIKKLSKAENEKKSMELLGKVGLSQKRDAYPEQLSGGQQQRVAIARALAMNPSVMLFDEPTSALDPEMVGEVLQVMKDLAQEGITMIVVTHEMGFAREVADRVIFMDGGYIVEEGTPEELFQNTQHERTKAFLGKVL comes from the coding sequence ATGATTACAGTAGAGAATCTGAAAAAGCAGTTTGGTGCCAATGAGGTGCTGAAGGATATCTCCACCACGATTCAGGAGAAAGAAGTCGTATGCGTCATCGGACCTTCCGGGTCGGGTAAAAGTACCTTCTTGCGCTGCCTCAATCTGCTGGAGGATGTAACGTCTGGAAAGGTGACCATCGGCGGTGTCGAGGTCACTTCACCAAAGACGGATATCGATCAGTTGCGAACCAATGTGGGCATGGTGTTCCAGCAATTTAACCTATTCCCGCATCTGACCGTGCTGGAGAATATCATGCTCGCGCCGAAGCATATCAAGAAACTCAGTAAGGCCGAAAATGAGAAAAAATCAATGGAACTGCTCGGCAAGGTCGGGCTATCTCAGAAGAGGGATGCTTATCCCGAGCAGTTATCAGGTGGACAACAACAGCGTGTAGCCATCGCACGTGCACTTGCCATGAATCCGAGTGTGATGCTGTTCGACGAACCTACGTCTGCACTTGACCCGGAGATGGTTGGAGAAGTACTGCAAGTTATGAAAGACCTCGCTCAGGAGGGGATTACCATGATTGTCGTTACGCATGAGATGGGCTTCGCTCGCGAGGTGGCGGACCGGGTAATCTTTATGGACGGCGGATATATTGTGGAAGAAGGCACGCCTGAAGAACTCTTTCAGAATACCCAGCACGAGCGTACCAAGGCGTTTCTGGGTAAGGTTTTATAA